The following proteins come from a genomic window of Sorghum bicolor cultivar BTx623 chromosome 3, Sorghum_bicolor_NCBIv3, whole genome shotgun sequence:
- the LOC8080515 gene encoding beta-glucuronosyltransferase GlcAT14B: MHGNGGRGDQHSPRSAKSVSPRGGGEHDHHYSPSAKTPRGGGGGAGAAASPMKLLPSSAAWLVDSRWALSAALSLLLFLAVALAVTSSSSSYISSSSSFFSFLPATRAADFVEGERARPQATAAANDTAPPPGSGVPRLAYLISGSKGDLDRLWRALHALYHPRNQYVVHLDREAPVAERLELAARVANSTVFRRTGNVHVVRRANMVTYRGPTMVANTLHACAILLRRGGAWDWFINLSASDYPLMTQDDILHVFSTVPRNVNFIEHTGNLGWKEWQRGRPMIVDPGLYGSKKEDLFWVTPKRALPTAFKLFTGSAWVALTRDFVEYTVWGWDNLPRTLLMYYANFVSSPEGYFQTLLCNAPRFVPSVANHDLHHIQWDVPPKQHPHALALADMPAMLASGAPFARKFPRDDPVLDAIDDGLLARPRPANGTSTAGEVAFVPGGWCGADATCAAVDNDWVLRPGPGAERFGRLIDRIVRSEAFPNRQCK; this comes from the exons ATGCACGGCAACGGCGGCCGCGGCGACCAGCACTCGCCGAGGTCGGCCAAGTCGGTTTCCCCCCGCGGCGGTGGCGAGCATGACCATCATTACTCCCCGTCAGCCAAGAccccgcgcggcggcggcggcggagcaggAGCAGCGGCGTCCCCGATGAAACTGCTGCCGAGCAGCGCGGCGTGGCTGGTGGACAGCCGGTGGGCGCTGTCGGCCGCGCTGagcctgctgctgttcctggccGTCGCGCTCGCCGTGacgtcctcctcgtcgtcctacatctcctcgtcgtcgtccttcttctccttcctgcCCGCCACCCGCGCCGCCGACTTCGTGGAGGGGGAGCGTGCCCGGCCGCAGGCAACAGCCGCGGCCAACGACACGGCTCCCCCGCCCGGCTCCGGCGTGCCCCGGCTGGCCTACCTCATCTCCGGCTCCAAGGGCGACCTGGACCGGCTGTGGCGCGCGCTGCACGCGCTGTACCACCCGCGCAACCAGTACGTGGTGCACCTGGACCGCGAGGCCCCCGTGGCGGAGCGCCTGGAGCTGGCGGCCCGCGTCGCCAACTCCACCGTCTTCCGCCGCACCGGCAACGTCCACGTCGTCCGCCGCGCCAACATGGTCACCTACCGTGGGCCCACCATGGTGGCCAACACGCTGCACGCCTGCGCCATCCtcctccgccgcggcggcgcctgGGACTGGTTCATCAACCTCTCCGCCTCCGATTACCCGCTCATGACGCAGGACG ACATTCTGCACGTATTCTCGACGGTGCCAAGGAACGTCAACTTCATCGAGCACACGGGTAACTTAGGCTGGAAGGA GTGGCAGCGGGGTCGGCCTATGATCGTGGACCCAGGGCTATACGGCTCCAAGAAGGAGGACCTGTTTTGGGTGACGCCGAAGCGGGCACTACCGACGGCGTTCAAGCTCTTCACGGGCTCGGCCTGGGTGGCGCTGACGCGGGACTTCGTGGAGTACACTGTGTGGGGGTGGGACAACCTGCCGCGCACCCTGCTCATGTACTACGCCAACTTCGTCTCCTCCCCAGAGGGCTACTTCCAGACGCTGCTCTGCAACGCGCCGCGCTTCGTGCCCAGCGTCGCCAACCACGACCTCCACCACATCCAGTGGGACGTGCCGCCGAAACAGCACCCGCACGCGCTCGCGCTCGCCGACATGCCCGCCATGCTCGCCAGTGGCGCGCCCTTCGCCAGGAAGTTCCCGAGGGACGACCCCGTGCTCGACGCCATTGACGACGGACTCCTCGCGCGCCCGCGCCCCGCCAACGGCACTAGTACGGCAGGAGAGGTGGCGTTCGTGCCCGGCGGCTGGTGCGGCGCCGACGCCACGTGCGCGGCCGTGGACAACGACTGGGTGCTCAGGCCTGGCCCCGGAGCCGAGCGCTTCGGGAGGCTCATCGACAGGATCGTCAGGTCCGAGGCCTTCCCCAACAGGCAGTGCAAGTAA
- the LOC8080514 gene encoding probable serine/threonine-protein kinase DDB_G0267514: MEEQNSWLRTKFSHTVYTRVDPRRVAVAPVGKDMVLPFAPLSKDVERKLQKFVNMKKSVSMPVDRDDEDTGTAFKHCASLPLVRSPLQLDRDKVNKPKRSSLEIPSSPPMNSESCKTPKARSLVKSPSSMMLLSYLNKAPSNQGYSPQKAYGPQPKPRSKSPLPSIVPSGVFKEAKSSSQRFASPPPQRRGSEKSIYGKSFGRQVSDMGQSPDWCSTPVVSGKHKSQKDNAWTRKYSGGRRVSAVNPADDRRAQLVRMNQAVQTTVDWTLVPSKLLVGHRFASGAYSRLYKGFYDDKPVAIKFIRQPDDDDNGKMAAKLEKQYNSEINSLSHLYHKNVIKLVAAYKCPPVFYIITEFLPGGSLRSYLNNTENHPIPLEKTISIALDVARGLEYIHSQGIVHRDVKPENILFDEDFCVKIADFGIACEETLCDMLVEDEGTYRWMAPEMIKQKAYNRKVDVYSFGLLMWEMVSGRIPYENLTPFQVAYAVANRNLRPTISPECPSALRPLIEQCCALQPDKRPDFWQIVKVLEQFHSIVSQGGCLETPKSGTCQDPKKRLMQWIQKLKPTHST, from the exons ATGGAGGAGCAGAACTCATGGCTTAGGACCAAGTTCTCCCATACTGTCTACACTAGAGTGGATCCTCGAAGAGTAGCTGTTGCTCCAGTTGGCAAAGATATGGTGCTACCTTTTGCTCCGCTTAGCAAGGATGTTGAGCGGAAACTGCAGAAATTTGTCAATATGAAGAAGTCTGTATCAATGCCTGTTGATCGAGATGATGAAGATACAGGGACTGCATTCAAGCACTGCGCTAGCTTGCCACTAGTCCGATCCCCACTTCAGCTTGATAGGGACAAGGTCAACAAGCCCAAGAGGTCGAGTTTGGAGATTCCTTCAAGCCCCCCAATGAACTCAGAGAGTTGCAAGACTCCAAAAGCAAGGAGCCTGGTCAAGAGCCCGAGTTCGATGATGCTCCTAAGTTACTTGAACAAGGCACCCTCAAATCAAGGCTATAGTCCGCAAAAGGCTTATGGACCTCAGCCCAAACCGAGATCAAAGTCCCCCCTTCCTAGTATTGTACCTTCTGGGGTTTTCAAGGAAGCAAAGTCTAGCAGCCAGAGGTTTGCGAGCCCTCCTCCACAGCGAAGAGGATCTGAAAAGAGTATATATGGCAAATCATTTGGTAGGCAGGTCTCTGATATGGGTCAAAGTCCTGATTGGTGCTCAACTCCAGTGGTATCTGGTAAGCACAAGTCTCAAAAGGACAATGCTTGGACAAGGAAATACAGTGGTGGAAGGAGGGTTAGTGCAGTGAACCCTGCTGATGATCGAAGAGCACAGTTGGTTAGAATGAACCAGGCGGTGCAGACGACAGTTGATTGGACCCTTGTTCCATCCAAGCTGCTCGTTGGGCACAGGTTTGCTAGTGGAGCGTATAGCCGGCTGTACAAGGGGTTCTATGATGATAAGCCAGTTGCAATTAAATTTATCCGCCAACCTGATGATGACGACAATGGGAAGATGGCAGCAAAGCTTGAGAAGCAGTATAACAGTGAGATCAATTCATTGTCTCACCTGTACCACAAGAATGTGATCAAG CTTGTAGCAGCCTATAAATGCCCACCAGTTTTTTATATTATTACCGAGTTCCTTCCTGGAGGCTCATTAAGGTCATACCTAAATAATACAGAGAACCACCCCATCCCTCTGGAGAAAACTATATCCATTGCTCTCGATGTTGCCCGTGGTTTGGAGTACATACATTCTCAAGGGATTGTTCACCGTGACGTTAAGCCCGAGAACATTCTCTTTGACGAGGACTTCTGTGTGAAAATTGCTGATTTTGGTATTGCCTGTGAGGAGACTTTATGCGACATGCTTGTGGAGGATGAAGGCACTTACAGGTGGATGGCACCTGAGATGATCAAGCAAAAGGCATACAACCGAAAGGTGGATGTCTACAGCTTCGGACTGCTCATGTGGGAAATGGTGTCTGGTAGAATTCCTTACGAGAACCTGACCCCTTTCCAGGTGGCTTATGCAGTAGCCAACAGG AACTTGAGGCCAACAATTTCTCCAGAATGTCCATCGGCCCTCAGACCCCTGATTGAGCAGTGCTGCGCCTTGCAGCCTGACAAGAGGCCCGACTTCTGGCAGATTGTGAAAGTCCTGGAACAGTTCCACTCCATTGTCTCACAGGGTGGCTGCCTTGAAACACCAAAGAGCGGCACCTGCCAGGACCCCAAGAAGCGGCTCATGCAGTGGATTCAGAAACTGAAACCGACGCATAGCACCTGA